A stretch of candidate division WOR-3 bacterium DNA encodes these proteins:
- a CDS encoding transcriptional regulator: MSAAQAKAAGIGRGKLAGLVRTGHVERVARGLYRWTDADITEHHSLALAARSVRGGVVCLLSALQFHGLTTQLPHEVWLAIDRRRGGPPRRRVVPMRLFRLSGACFSSGIERHRIEGVTVRVYSVAKTIADCFKLRNKVGLDVAMEALREGWRERRFTMDELWRFAEVCRVARVMRPYLEMEVS, from the coding sequence ATGTCTGCCGCGCAGGCGAAGGCTGCGGGCATCGGTCGAGGCAAGCTTGCCGGGCTGGTTCGAACCGGACATGTGGAGCGTGTCGCGCGCGGGCTCTATCGCTGGACCGACGCGGATATCACCGAGCATCACAGTCTGGCGCTGGCAGCGCGGAGTGTTCGTGGCGGTGTAGTCTGCCTGCTGTCGGCGCTCCAGTTCCACGGCCTGACCACACAACTGCCGCACGAGGTGTGGCTGGCGATTGACCGTCGGCGCGGCGGGCCACCGCGTCGGCGCGTCGTGCCGATGAGGCTGTTCCGGCTCTCGGGCGCATGTTTCTCGTCTGGCATCGAACGGCATCGGATTGAGGGCGTGACTGTCCGGGTCTACTCGGTCGCCAAGACCATTGCCGACTGCTTCAAGCTCCGAAACAAGGTGGGGCTGGACGTGGCGATGGAAGCGCTGCGCGAGGGCTGGCGGGAGCGGCGATTCACCATGGACGAACTCTGGCGCTTTGCCGAGGTCTGCCGCGTGGCGCGGGTGATGCGACCTTACCTTGAGATGGAGGTCTCCTGA
- a CDS encoding helicase, producing the protein MPAHDIIDNRRVKLVDQINRILDTTEAARFAVGYFFVSGLEGIAEKLGRVKELRLLIGNTTNRETLEQLAEGRRRLELVRDAVEAEAYRSAGAARKAAVDTGAEVRTALELMDQTDEAEELVQSLADMIEQKRVKVKVYTRGRLHAKAYIFDYGQVFNAKGKEVERQEKGIAVVGSSNLTLAGVANNTELNVLVQGNANHAELVRWFDELWKEADDFDETLMQEIRQSWAAGLVRPYDIYLKTLYELVRDRLTGEDAQEVLWDDEITSKLANFQKAAVTQAVQMLRRYGGAFVADVVGLGKSYVGAAIIRHFERTDHVKPIIICPAALVDMWERYNAVYSLNAVVVSLGLLLEGDSGLAEVLLKDERYRDRDFVLIDESHNLRHSDTQRYAVVQQFLSTGDRYCCFLTATPRNKSAWDVYYQIKLFHQDDKTDLPIDPPNLNQYFKLIDKGERKLPELLFHLQVRRLRRHVLRWYGFAGDTQEPLAKMSDDEVRPYLDGPKRAYILVGERHQFFPKRELETVEYSIDDTYQGLYQQIRGFLGKGKHGCQTEIVKDELTYARYGLWHYVKPEMRKKAPYDDLQHAGANLRGLVRILLFKRFESSVYAFRETVKRLVRMQERFLDALDAGFVPAGEGAEAILYEPSAEEEQDLLEALRNVSGKYALKDFDAETLKQHIEHDVRLLKRILKLVEPVTPDKDAKLVTLKRRLAKKPLAGTKVLLFTQYADTARYLFDNLNPGGKREDIEVIYSGDKSKEKVVGRFAPKANPEYQFQRGESQISLLVATDVLAEGLNLQDCNCIINYDLHWNPVRLIQRFGRIDRIGSEHDVVHAYNFLPETGLDRQLGLKSILHSRIQEIHDTIGEDSAILDQTEHLNVQAMYAIYQASADQLSMFDPAGEEPMDLNEAEEMLRRMQREDPAEFSRVAALRRGIRSSLAAITKGTYVMCEAGEFRQLYLMDTEGGVISRDLPRVLSAIRCERTTNPAPRPEGLNAQVMHVARLFAEEVKQREAEKRYSVSLSHAQKYVQREIRVMFNATEDEDAKARLNLLEQAFCAGSLTSALRRELNKLRRNGVAGAHLEHSLRELYEQHGLGRRDRSEVPKMPIQTIPRVVCSEGLV; encoded by the coding sequence TTGCCTGCACACGACATAATCGATAATCGCCGGGTCAAGCTGGTTGACCAGATAAACCGTATCCTCGATACGACCGAGGCGGCACGGTTTGCGGTCGGCTACTTCTTTGTATCTGGCCTTGAGGGAATCGCGGAGAAGCTCGGCCGTGTGAAGGAGTTGCGGCTGCTCATCGGCAATACGACGAACCGCGAGACGCTGGAGCAACTGGCCGAAGGCAGGCGCAGGCTGGAACTGGTGCGCGACGCGGTCGAGGCCGAGGCCTATCGCAGTGCCGGCGCAGCCCGGAAGGCCGCTGTCGACACCGGCGCCGAGGTGCGAACGGCGCTGGAGCTGATGGACCAGACCGACGAGGCCGAGGAGTTGGTACAGTCGCTGGCCGACATGATTGAGCAGAAGCGGGTCAAGGTGAAGGTCTACACCCGCGGCAGGCTTCACGCCAAGGCGTACATCTTCGACTACGGCCAGGTCTTCAATGCCAAGGGCAAGGAAGTCGAGCGGCAGGAGAAGGGTATTGCCGTCGTCGGTTCGTCGAACCTGACCCTTGCGGGCGTCGCGAACAACACCGAGTTGAACGTGCTTGTGCAGGGGAACGCCAACCACGCCGAGCTGGTCCGCTGGTTCGACGAGCTGTGGAAGGAAGCGGACGACTTCGACGAGACGCTGATGCAGGAGATCCGCCAGTCCTGGGCAGCCGGACTGGTGCGTCCTTACGACATCTACCTGAAGACGCTCTACGAGCTGGTGCGTGACCGGCTGACCGGTGAGGACGCCCAGGAAGTGCTATGGGATGACGAGATCACGTCCAAGCTCGCGAACTTCCAGAAGGCTGCGGTCACGCAGGCGGTGCAGATGCTGCGGAGATACGGCGGCGCGTTCGTCGCGGACGTGGTCGGGCTCGGCAAGTCGTACGTTGGGGCCGCCATCATCCGTCACTTCGAGCGCACCGACCACGTGAAGCCCATCATCATTTGCCCGGCCGCGCTGGTTGATATGTGGGAGCGGTACAACGCCGTCTACAGCTTGAATGCGGTTGTAGTGTCATTGGGGCTGTTGCTTGAGGGAGATTCCGGACTTGCCGAGGTACTGCTGAAGGACGAGCGCTACCGGGACCGGGACTTCGTGTTGATAGACGAGAGTCATAATCTGCGGCACTCGGATACGCAGCGATATGCGGTCGTACAGCAGTTCCTGAGCACGGGCGACAGGTACTGCTGTTTCCTGACCGCCACGCCGCGCAACAAGAGCGCCTGGGACGTGTACTATCAGATCAAGCTGTTCCACCAGGATGACAAGACTGACCTGCCGATTGACCCGCCGAACCTGAATCAGTACTTCAAGCTCATAGACAAGGGCGAACGCAAGCTGCCCGAGCTGCTGTTCCACCTGCAGGTGCGCAGGCTGCGCCGTCACGTGCTGCGCTGGTACGGATTCGCCGGTGACACGCAGGAGCCGCTGGCGAAGATGAGTGACGACGAGGTCCGGCCATATCTCGACGGGCCGAAACGTGCCTACATTCTCGTGGGTGAGCGGCACCAGTTCTTCCCGAAGCGGGAACTGGAAACGGTTGAGTACAGCATCGACGATACGTACCAGGGTCTGTATCAGCAGATTCGCGGTTTCCTCGGCAAGGGCAAGCACGGCTGCCAGACCGAGATTGTGAAGGATGAGCTGACCTATGCCCGCTACGGATTGTGGCACTACGTGAAGCCCGAGATGCGGAAGAAGGCGCCATACGATGACCTGCAGCATGCCGGGGCGAACCTGCGGGGCTTGGTGCGCATCCTGCTCTTCAAGCGCTTTGAGTCGAGCGTCTACGCGTTCAGAGAGACGGTGAAGCGGTTGGTTCGGATGCAGGAGCGGTTCCTTGATGCCCTGGACGCGGGATTCGTGCCTGCGGGCGAAGGCGCGGAGGCCATACTGTATGAGCCGAGCGCTGAAGAGGAACAAGACCTCTTGGAAGCGTTGAGGAACGTCTCGGGTAAGTACGCGCTCAAAGACTTCGACGCCGAGACGTTGAAGCAGCACATCGAGCACGACGTTAGGCTGCTCAAACGCATCCTGAAGCTGGTCGAGCCGGTGACGCCGGACAAGGACGCGAAGCTGGTGACGCTGAAGCGGCGGCTGGCGAAGAAGCCCCTCGCCGGGACCAAGGTGCTGCTGTTCACGCAGTACGCCGACACGGCACGGTACCTGTTCGACAACTTGAACCCGGGCGGCAAACGGGAAGACATCGAAGTCATCTATAGCGGGGACAAGAGCAAGGAGAAGGTAGTCGGGCGGTTCGCACCTAAGGCAAACCCTGAGTACCAGTTCCAGCGCGGCGAGTCGCAGATTTCCCTGCTGGTAGCCACAGACGTGCTGGCAGAAGGCCTGAACCTGCAGGACTGCAACTGCATCATCAACTATGACCTGCACTGGAATCCGGTACGCCTCATACAGCGGTTTGGGCGCATTGACCGCATCGGCTCCGAGCACGATGTGGTGCACGCCTACAACTTCCTGCCCGAGACCGGGCTCGATCGACAGCTCGGCCTGAAGAGCATCCTCCACAGCCGGATACAGGAGATACACGACACGATCGGCGAGGACTCGGCGATACTGGACCAGACCGAGCATCTGAATGTACAGGCCATGTACGCCATCTATCAGGCTAGCGCTGACCAGCTTTCGATGTTCGATCCTGCGGGCGAGGAGCCAATGGATTTGAACGAGGCCGAAGAGATGCTGCGTCGCATGCAGCGCGAGGACCCGGCCGAGTTTTCTCGCGTCGCGGCGCTACGCCGGGGCATAAGGTCATCGCTCGCGGCGATCACCAAAGGGACATACGTGATGTGCGAAGCGGGAGAGTTCCGGCAGTTGTACCTGATGGACACCGAAGGAGGTGTCATCTCGCGCGACCTGCCCCGTGTCCTGTCGGCGATCCGGTGTGAGCGGACGACGAATCCTGCCCCAAGACCGGAAGGGCTCAACGCACAGGTGATGCACGTCGCTCGGCTGTTCGCCGAGGAAGTCAAACAGCGCGAAGCCGAGAAGCGCTATTCAGTATCACTGAGCCACGCGCAGAAGTACGTGCAGCGCGAGATACGAGTGATGTTCAACGCAACGGAAGATGAGGATGCCAAGGCACGTCTGAACCTGTTGGAACAGGCATTCTGTGCCGGTTCGCTCACCTCGGCTTTGAGGAGGGAACTGAACAAGCTGCGGCGGAATGGTGTGGCAGGGGCGCACTTGGAACATTCGCTCCGAGAGTTGTACGAGCAGCACGGGCTTGGCAGGCGCGACCGCAGCGAAGTTCCCAAGATGCCGATACAGACCATCCCTCGCGTCGTGTGCAGCGAAGGACTTGTGTAG